The proteins below come from a single Iocasia fonsfrigidae genomic window:
- a CDS encoding NAD-dependent protein deacylase, with protein MLTSSHDKERLASWIKGAKSMVVLTGAGISTESGIPDFRSKNGLYQKQNAFYRSILENEYDRFYGFCKDLFGKYGDSQPNAAHEIMAKWEDESYVSAVITQNIDGLHQKAGSRNVLELHGTMNRASCMDCGKPAPARDFYEKIGCQYCGGRLRPDIVLFGDQLPEDILKRSFQYCQEADLVLVIGSSLIVSPACDLPFHSRGKKVLINKDEVDKKNMFDLLLYGSAGDILKDVDNFIE; from the coding sequence ATGCTAACAAGCAGTCATGATAAAGAGAGGCTGGCATCCTGGATAAAAGGGGCTAAATCAATGGTTGTCCTAACAGGGGCTGGTATTTCAACTGAATCTGGGATACCTGACTTCCGCAGTAAAAACGGCCTCTATCAAAAACAGAATGCCTTTTATCGCAGTATTCTGGAAAATGAATATGATAGATTTTATGGTTTTTGTAAGGATCTTTTTGGTAAATATGGGGACTCTCAGCCTAATGCAGCTCATGAAATAATGGCTAAGTGGGAGGATGAGTCCTATGTTTCAGCTGTTATTACCCAGAATATAGATGGACTCCATCAAAAGGCTGGCAGCAGGAATGTTCTGGAACTACATGGTACTATGAATAGGGCCAGTTGTATGGACTGTGGTAAACCTGCCCCGGCCAGAGACTTTTATGAAAAGATAGGCTGCCAGTATTGTGGTGGCAGATTGCGTCCTGATATTGTACTTTTTGGTGATCAGCTGCCAGAGGATATTTTAAAGCGTTCTTTCCAATACTGCCAGGAAGCAGATCTGGTTCTGGTGATAGGCTCTAGTCTGATAGTTAGTCCTGCTTGTGATTTGCCTTTTCACTCCAGGGGTAAGAAGGTCTTAATCAATAAAGATGAAGTGGATAAAAAGAATATGTTTGACTTACTTCTATATGGTAGTGCAGGGGATATTCTTAAAGATGTAGATAATTTTATAGAGTGA
- a CDS encoding pyridoxal-phosphate-dependent aminotransferase family protein: MRDLLIMTPGPTEVSEEVRQAMSQKITNPDLDPDFFDYYLHTTAKLQKLLRTKNDTIIMSGEGILGLESACASLIEPGDRVLVLDNGIFGRGFADFANLYGADVELLEFPYERAIDPVKLQTYLAQDNDFKLATFVHCETPTGVLNPIAEITGILQEYEILTVVDAVSAIGGIPVEVDGWGIDIMLGGSQKCLSVPPGLTFMSISSAAWEAINERQTDIKGFYTNLKLWQNWYEKKFFPYTQAISDIYALDAGLDKWLADEGVFDRHKEIARAVRSSLTAAGLELYPETGYSDTVTAFCLPAGISYRQLNHIMTRKFAVMIADSLGQFGNKLLRIGHMGENCYEEKLYRTMRALDKSFHELGCNLQQSLAEVFMEEMN, encoded by the coding sequence ATGAGGGATTTATTAATAATGACACCAGGACCAACAGAAGTAAGTGAAGAGGTTAGGCAAGCTATGAGCCAAAAGATAACAAACCCTGACCTTGATCCTGATTTTTTTGATTACTATCTTCATACTACTGCTAAGTTACAAAAACTTTTGCGAACAAAAAACGATACAATTATTATGAGTGGTGAGGGAATTCTCGGTCTGGAGAGTGCCTGTGCTTCCTTAATTGAACCAGGTGATAGGGTGCTGGTTCTTGATAATGGTATTTTTGGCAGAGGATTTGCTGATTTTGCTAATTTATATGGAGCAGATGTTGAACTCCTGGAATTTCCCTATGAAAGGGCTATTGACCCGGTTAAATTACAGACTTATCTTGCTCAGGATAATGATTTTAAACTGGCTACCTTTGTTCATTGTGAGACACCTACTGGAGTACTTAACCCTATAGCAGAGATTACCGGGATTTTGCAGGAATATGAAATCTTAACTGTTGTTGATGCAGTCTCTGCTATAGGTGGTATACCGGTAGAGGTGGATGGATGGGGGATTGATATTATGCTTGGGGGTTCACAGAAATGCCTTTCTGTACCACCTGGTTTAACCTTTATGAGTATAAGCTCTGCAGCCTGGGAGGCAATTAATGAACGGCAGACAGATATTAAAGGCTTTTATACCAATCTTAAGCTCTGGCAGAATTGGTATGAGAAGAAATTTTTCCCCTACACTCAGGCCATCAGTGATATCTATGCACTTGATGCTGGTCTAGATAAATGGCTGGCAGATGAAGGGGTTTTTGACAGGCATAAGGAGATTGCCAGGGCTGTACGTTCTAGTCTGACGGCTGCCGGTCTGGAACTATACCCAGAAACAGGTTATTCAGATACAGTAACTGCCTTTTGCCTTCCGGCAGGAATAAGCTACCGTCAATTAAACCATATAATGACCAGAAAATTTGCTGTTATGATAGCTGATTCTCTGGGACAGTTTGGCAATAAATTATTGAGGATAGGACATATGGGTGAGAACTGTTATGAGGAGAAATTATACCGCACTATGAGGGCCCTTGATAAGAGTTTTCATGAACTCGGTTGTAATCTGCAGCAAAGTCTGGCTGAAGTTTTTATGGAAGAGATGAACTAG
- a CDS encoding carboxymuconolactone decarboxylase family protein, translating into MAGNPREMLEAFHNGVGAVKETSGEQVNAFMNMLGACDKPGELDAKQKELISIGIALVIRCEYCIVYHVYEALKAGATKEEIMEAAMVALTFGAGPTLTYTATLLKDSIEEFAPDFA; encoded by the coding sequence ATGGCTGGAAACCCAAGAGAAATGTTAGAGGCCTTTCATAATGGTGTAGGTGCTGTTAAAGAGACGAGTGGTGAACAGGTAAATGCCTTTATGAATATGCTGGGGGCATGTGATAAACCAGGTGAACTGGATGCTAAACAGAAGGAATTAATTAGTATTGGTATTGCACTTGTTATTCGCTGTGAATACTGTATAGTTTACCATGTTTATGAAGCACTGAAAGCTGGTGCTACTAAAGAAGAGATTATGGAGGCTGCTATGGTAGCCTTAACCTTTGGTGCTGGTCCTACATTAACCTATACAGCAACACTCCTTAAAGATTCTATTGAAGAATTTGCTCCTGATTTTGCCTAG
- a CDS encoding LysE family translocator, with translation MVALFLKSLIIGYSGAVMPGSMLTYTVDRSIRHGSKTGFFLSIGHALLELVLLILIFIGVGKYLATDLARLIIGLIGGIVLVYLGFEMLRDVYLNKVSLDIKDANNDRQENILLSGVILSVTNPYFIIWWSVVGLSLIMSSYNSFGIIGIIIFYIGHILSDISWFSFVSVIVSKTRHLISIKVYKIIIVILALCLIFFSVGFFFDSVKYFL, from the coding sequence ATGGTAGCCTTATTTTTAAAATCATTAATTATTGGCTATTCAGGAGCTGTGATGCCTGGTTCTATGCTTACCTATACTGTAGATAGGAGTATCCGTCATGGCTCAAAGACCGGATTTTTTCTATCTATTGGTCATGCCCTGTTGGAGTTAGTCCTGCTAATCTTAATATTTATTGGTGTTGGAAAATACCTTGCTACTGATCTGGCTAGATTGATTATTGGTCTGATAGGCGGAATAGTTCTGGTTTATCTGGGCTTTGAGATGTTACGGGATGTATATTTAAATAAAGTTAGTCTTGATATAAAAGATGCTAATAATGATAGACAGGAAAATATTCTACTGAGCGGAGTGATATTAAGTGTCACTAACCCATATTTTATTATCTGGTGGTCAGTTGTAGGGCTTTCCTTAATCATGAGTTCTTATAATTCTTTTGGTATAATAGGTATTATTATATTCTATATTGGCCATATCTTATCTGATATTTCCTGGTTTAGCTTTGTCTCTGTTATTGTCAGTAAAACCAGGCATTTAATCAGTATTAAGGTTTATAAAATTATAATTGTTATTCTTGCTTTGTGTCTAATATTTTTTTCAGTAGGATTCTTTTTTGATAGTGTCAAGTATTTTTTATAA
- a CDS encoding PP2C family protein-serine/threonine phosphatase — MRKDNSDFVTAFVTDAGDFKDNRDYFAFVELDDFACWVLATGLDSADEQLSSELVVGNIISDFTERPSISRRVIKKYIKNANKLLINESKIVKLHASVLVVVSDYTSIVWGNVGNTRLYHLHKDKISVKSKDHSIAQIMLEAGDISQRQLNHHIERNNLTKYLGEKKRVKPFVSKKLKLSDSDVILACTPGFWENIDDQQIEDILKENSEPDEFVNSLEEDLVNMVESELANYTMVSFFAKKVFKESGEKKKLYKKVAIFLIPILILTGGYAVYRRVKTINARKAARILMKQRVTTTVEREKSGDELYNEGKYEEALAAYMSSKENYVELKKEEEAAETQEKIDRVETVIAGRKQEKEGMDYYKKGDYQLALDKLNEAKANYLRSNDYDIEDIEENIEMVSELLKAVSYEEEGDLFFESKNYSIARGKYNSAITIYRSYKMTDKINQLVKKAEESQSLITVSSKLENAQRIETAADAFLKLNQFEKAVMNYIEAKVIYTELSNSEKISEIESKIDKANKTREELEAKNSLAKAEELEREGDQLFYLSEFGQADAKYREVKEIYSKMGLSDRLSQIEEKINKIGEIKEQKSIEAKVQQAVDLENKGDEALQNREYNNASERFLDAKGIYVQINMNEEAERIQNKINNISVSKNRDKVERYLQSGNIQLAEENYDEALFNYRQARKICQENSFTEKAVELNKIINNTSLAKYKKQASKYETTGDMLLEEQKFTEALFNYKQARNIYMENNIADGEEKINRKIDNTVVREKYYNAQKYESDAELQFANEKYDEALINYQKALDIYTEIDKQDDIQRVTEKIKLTEDKKKTLFDRIKDIF, encoded by the coding sequence ATGCGAAAAGATAATAGTGATTTTGTAACGGCTTTTGTGACTGATGCAGGTGATTTTAAGGATAATCGTGATTATTTTGCTTTTGTGGAGCTTGATGATTTTGCCTGCTGGGTACTAGCGACAGGTCTTGATTCAGCAGATGAACAATTGAGTTCAGAGCTTGTAGTAGGAAATATAATTAGTGACTTTACTGAACGCCCGTCTATTTCACGGAGGGTGATTAAAAAATATATCAAAAATGCTAATAAACTGCTGATAAATGAGAGTAAGATTGTGAAATTACATGCCTCAGTACTGGTAGTGGTAAGTGATTATACTTCTATTGTCTGGGGAAATGTTGGGAATACCAGGTTATATCATTTGCATAAAGACAAAATAAGTGTCAAAAGTAAAGACCATAGTATTGCCCAGATAATGCTAGAAGCCGGTGATATCAGTCAAAGACAGCTTAATCATCACATTGAAAGGAATAATTTGACTAAGTATCTGGGGGAAAAAAAGAGGGTAAAACCCTTTGTTAGTAAAAAATTGAAACTAAGTGATAGTGATGTTATACTGGCTTGCACCCCTGGTTTCTGGGAGAATATTGATGACCAGCAGATTGAAGATATACTTAAAGAAAACTCAGAACCAGATGAATTTGTAAATAGTTTAGAAGAAGATCTGGTAAATATGGTTGAAAGTGAATTAGCAAATTATACAATGGTATCGTTTTTTGCGAAAAAGGTATTTAAGGAGTCTGGAGAAAAGAAAAAGTTATATAAAAAGGTAGCTATATTTTTAATACCGATTCTTATCTTAACCGGGGGTTATGCAGTTTATAGGAGGGTTAAGACTATAAATGCTCGTAAAGCTGCCCGTATATTAATGAAGCAGAGGGTTACTACTACTGTTGAACGTGAAAAAAGTGGTGATGAATTATATAATGAGGGTAAATATGAAGAGGCTTTAGCGGCTTATATGAGTTCTAAAGAGAATTATGTAGAATTGAAAAAAGAAGAAGAGGCAGCTGAGACCCAGGAAAAGATTGATAGGGTTGAAACAGTTATAGCTGGTAGAAAGCAGGAAAAGGAGGGGATGGATTATTATAAAAAGGGTGATTATCAACTTGCCCTGGATAAATTGAATGAGGCCAAGGCAAATTACCTTCGATCAAATGATTATGATATTGAGGATATAGAGGAAAATATTGAAATGGTATCAGAGTTATTAAAGGCTGTATCTTATGAAGAAGAAGGTGATCTTTTCTTTGAATCCAAGAATTATTCTATTGCTAGGGGAAAATACAACTCTGCGATCACTATTTATAGAAGCTATAAGATGACAGATAAAATTAATCAACTGGTAAAAAAAGCGGAGGAATCCCAGAGTTTGATAACTGTAAGTTCAAAATTGGAAAATGCCCAGAGAATTGAAACAGCTGCAGATGCATTTCTTAAGTTAAATCAATTTGAAAAAGCCGTTATGAATTATATTGAGGCTAAAGTAATCTACACAGAACTTAGTAATTCAGAAAAAATAAGTGAGATTGAGTCCAAGATTGACAAGGCCAATAAAACCCGTGAAGAGCTAGAGGCAAAGAACAGCTTAGCCAAGGCAGAGGAATTAGAGAGAGAGGGTGATCAGTTATTTTATTTGAGTGAATTTGGCCAGGCAGATGCTAAATACAGGGAAGTTAAAGAAATATATTCTAAAATGGGTTTGTCAGACAGGCTAAGCCAAATTGAAGAGAAGATAAATAAGATAGGAGAAATAAAAGAGCAAAAGTCTATTGAAGCTAAGGTGCAGCAGGCTGTAGATTTGGAAAATAAGGGTGATGAGGCTCTTCAGAACAGGGAGTATAATAATGCCAGTGAGAGATTTCTTGATGCGAAGGGTATATATGTACAAATAAATATGAATGAAGAGGCTGAAAGGATACAGAATAAGATTAATAATATTAGTGTAAGTAAAAATAGAGATAAAGTAGAAAGGTATTTACAGTCAGGTAATATACAATTAGCTGAAGAGAATTATGATGAGGCTTTATTTAATTATCGACAGGCTAGAAAGATATGTCAGGAAAATAGTTTTACTGAAAAGGCTGTGGAGCTAAATAAAATCATTAATAATACCAGTCTGGCGAAGTATAAAAAACAGGCTAGTAAATATGAAACAACAGGTGATATGTTACTTGAAGAGCAGAAATTTACTGAGGCCCTTTTTAATTATAAACAGGCTAGAAATATCTACATGGAAAATAATATTGCTGATGGGGAAGAGAAAATTAATAGAAAAATAGATAATACTGTAGTCAGGGAAAAATATTATAATGCCCAGAAATATGAGAGTGATGCTGAACTGCAATTTGCCAATGAAAAATATGATGAGGCCCTAATTAATTATCAGAAGGCCTTGGACATTTATACAGAAATAGATAAACAAGATGATATACAGAGAGTAACTGAGAAAATTAAATTGACAGAAGATAAAAAGAAAACATTATTTGATAGAATAAAGGATATATTTTAG
- a CDS encoding DUF4280 domain-containing protein, with product MGEDYFSFDLKKNIDFLRDDESENRECKIKLGHDFLGKGIKPSKGDSIDYEDCYGNRYDLRDNNDLYISSNNESDNKLHELVIKKFEDGDYGIWLVKKAPYYYQDGMIVNYFTLEEAAVGDINAIEANSYLQEENRLMDDFLWVYQGDDIIFPSELKENEGEQGQGSSEQKSGQAVSAAQGDDSPDEGSNGAKESKADGEIDEVGKGGKLFVCHGAVLKCSKGTAPCVFNVADKAQVYIMGKPVATVDDNKRSNMPSFATCKRHDSPPCTPKPTGKWKSGKDSVVIKGKTVLLETSTIKCAYGGTIKIINPGQQLVKE from the coding sequence ATGGGAGAGGATTATTTTAGCTTTGATTTAAAAAAAAACATTGACTTTCTTAGAGATGATGAGTCAGAAAACAGGGAATGCAAGATAAAACTGGGTCATGATTTCCTGGGGAAGGGGATTAAGCCCAGTAAGGGAGATTCTATTGATTATGAGGACTGCTATGGTAATAGATATGACCTTAGAGATAATAATGACTTATATATATCAAGTAATAATGAGTCGGATAATAAATTACATGAGCTGGTAATTAAGAAGTTTGAAGATGGTGATTATGGGATATGGTTAGTTAAAAAAGCACCATATTACTATCAAGATGGTATGATTGTTAATTACTTTACTCTTGAAGAGGCTGCAGTGGGAGATATAAATGCCATTGAAGCGAATAGCTACCTTCAGGAAGAAAATAGGCTTATGGATGATTTTCTCTGGGTTTATCAGGGTGATGACATTATATTCCCCAGTGAACTGAAGGAGAATGAGGGTGAGCAGGGGCAGGGTAGTAGTGAACAAAAAAGTGGACAGGCTGTTTCAGCAGCCCAGGGGGATGATTCTCCTGATGAAGGCAGTAATGGTGCTAAGGAAAGTAAAGCCGATGGTGAGATAGATGAAGTAGGTAAAGGGGGTAAATTATTTGTCTGTCATGGCGCGGTTTTAAAATGCAGTAAAGGAACTGCCCCCTGTGTATTTAATGTTGCTGATAAAGCTCAGGTATATATTATGGGAAAACCAGTGGCAACTGTTGATGATAACAAAAGGTCTAATATGCCAAGCTTTGCTACCTGCAAAAGGCACGATTCTCCCCCTTGTACACCTAAACCTACTGGTAAATGGAAAAGCGGGAAAGATAGTGTTGTGATAAAAGGTAAAACTGTTTTATTGGAGACTTCGACAATAAAGTGTGCCTATGGGGGAACAATAAAAATTATTAATCCCGGGCAGCAGCTTGTTAAGGAATAG
- a CDS encoding serine/threonine-protein kinase: MGEVYQEIDYLYLPKNTFLKNGEYRVLRKLKDRSNLSIVYLGLNKSGERVVIKEYFPKNLVLRDIDGISVICRSNKLKDKNKRAKREFIKEAQIMSQFKDNPYICNCIEYFQENSSVYIIMKYYAGQTLEDIINNKEICFDEFFRKLFIPILDAANAIHAKGYIHRDLKPNNIIINQAKPVIIDFGSAVEYKCTKKKKILLTPGFSPIEFYSEKTRQGPYSDIYSLAAILYYFLSDTIPIEANERIIEDNLEHINQLTKEKCWYLGKLIMNNLSLDHKERCRSIKRFKFLLLVQFFKDKIKQIILFNKK; the protein is encoded by the coding sequence ATGGGAGAGGTTTATCAAGAGATAGATTATCTTTACCTTCCAAAGAATACCTTTCTAAAGAATGGGGAATACAGGGTGTTAAGAAAACTTAAGGATAGAAGTAATCTGTCAATAGTGTATCTTGGGCTCAATAAAAGTGGAGAAAGGGTAGTTATAAAAGAGTATTTTCCTAAAAACCTGGTATTACGTGATATAGATGGTATAAGTGTTATCTGTAGAAGTAATAAGTTAAAAGATAAAAATAAAAGGGCAAAAAGGGAGTTTATTAAGGAAGCGCAGATTATGAGTCAATTCAAAGACAATCCATATATCTGTAATTGTATTGAATATTTTCAGGAGAATAGTTCTGTATATATAATAATGAAATACTATGCTGGACAAACCCTGGAGGATATAATTAATAACAAAGAGATTTGTTTTGATGAATTTTTCAGGAAGCTATTTATTCCAATATTAGATGCTGCTAATGCTATACATGCTAAGGGTTATATTCATAGGGATTTGAAACCAAATAATATTATAATTAATCAGGCTAAACCGGTAATAATAGACTTTGGTTCTGCAGTAGAATATAAGTGTACTAAAAAGAAAAAAATATTGTTAACCCCAGGTTTTTCTCCCATAGAATTTTACTCTGAAAAAACAAGACAGGGTCCTTATTCAGATATTTACAGCCTGGCAGCAATATTATATTATTTCCTGTCAGATACGATTCCAATTGAAGCCAATGAAAGGATTATTGAGGATAATCTTGAACATATTAATCAACTTACTAAGGAGAAATGCTGGTATCTTGGTAAGTTAATTATGAATAATTTATCTCTTGATCATAAAGAAAGGTGTCGGTCGATTAAGCGGTTCAAATTTCTGTTGTTAGTACAATTTTTTAAAGATAAAATTAAGCAGATAATACTGTTTAATAAAAAATAG
- a CDS encoding Hsp20/alpha crystallin family protein: protein MFDLIPFRNRRHGKVSELEDSFNSLFSNFFNDFMDISGFSFKADIKEEEDKYFIEAELPGLNKEEINVELNDGRLLISASRNEVVEKDEDNYIYRERSTGKFQRSFQLENVKEDEISAEYKNGILKIELPKEEPGMKRRRVIDIN, encoded by the coding sequence ATGTTTGATTTAATTCCCTTTAGAAACCGTCGGCATGGAAAAGTAAGTGAGCTGGAAGATTCTTTTAATTCCCTGTTTTCCAACTTCTTTAATGATTTTATGGATATCAGCGGCTTCAGTTTTAAAGCAGATATCAAAGAAGAAGAAGACAAATACTTTATTGAAGCTGAATTACCTGGCCTCAATAAAGAAGAGATTAACGTTGAACTAAATGATGGCAGACTACTAATATCCGCTTCCAGAAATGAAGTCGTAGAAAAAGATGAAGACAACTACATCTATCGTGAGAGAAGTACAGGTAAATTCCAGCGCAGTTTCCAGCTAGAAAATGTCAAAGAAGATGAAATAAGTGCAGAATATAAAAACGGAATTCTCAAAATTGAATTGCCAAAAGAAGAACCAGGCATGAAACGCAGAAGAGTTATAGACATTAATTAA
- the lpdA gene encoding dihydrolipoyl dehydrogenase, giving the protein MIEVILDSVEGGGSKAKLIRIYKKEGEAVRAGDILFELESAKNNMKISATVDGIISRIEVVEGEEIKAGETLAIIKEETVKDTKEEKSFKDDKGQTTVYDKKKKEPGEKYDIAILGGGPGGYVAAIKAAQLGAKVALIEKDKLGGTCLNWGCIPTKALVRSAEIYKDFSKAEENGFNVPYLTFNWSKIQSRKDKIVKRLVGGIEQLMDVHGIDVFNTMGSLVDKSTIELLEDKHSIIKADNIIIATGSKPSGLPIEGADLPGVIDSKTALSLEELPPRMVVVGGGIIGMEFAFILAAFEVEVTVVEYLDQVVESCDPEISQELTRLANKKEVRIVTGARVEKIGQGVDQSYSVFFNKDGKEQFATADKVLMAVGRQPVYQGVNPGELGLELNENGGIKVNDRMETNIPGIYAIGDVTNKIQLAHVASHQGVVAVKNIMGDDSRMDYTVVPSAIFTDPEIAEVGICQRAAEKKGIDFSVGRFPFMANGKALTAGHDEGFIKLISEKGSGQLIGGSIIGTHATDLLAEVTLAVKNKLTVAELTETIHAHPTTAEVIHEAALDLAGGALHYSR; this is encoded by the coding sequence ATGATTGAAGTGATACTGGATAGTGTTGAGGGTGGTGGAAGCAAAGCTAAATTAATCAGGATTTATAAAAAAGAGGGTGAAGCTGTCAGGGCTGGTGATATCCTTTTTGAGTTGGAGTCTGCTAAAAATAACATGAAGATTTCAGCCACAGTAGATGGTATTATATCTCGGATAGAAGTGGTAGAGGGGGAGGAGATTAAGGCCGGAGAGACCCTAGCTATTATTAAGGAAGAAACGGTTAAAGATACTAAGGAAGAGAAATCATTTAAAGATGATAAGGGTCAAACTACTGTGTATGATAAAAAGAAAAAAGAGCCAGGTGAAAAGTATGACATAGCTATTTTAGGTGGGGGTCCAGGTGGTTATGTTGCTGCCATAAAGGCTGCCCAACTAGGGGCAAAGGTTGCTCTAATAGAGAAAGATAAACTTGGTGGTACTTGTTTAAACTGGGGATGTATTCCGACTAAGGCCCTGGTTAGGTCTGCTGAGATATATAAAGATTTTTCTAAGGCTGAGGAAAATGGTTTTAATGTACCATATTTAACGTTTAACTGGTCAAAAATACAGTCCAGAAAAGATAAAATAGTGAAAAGATTAGTGGGTGGTATAGAGCAGTTGATGGATGTACATGGTATTGATGTTTTTAATACTATGGGCAGTCTTGTGGATAAGAGCACAATTGAACTGCTAGAGGATAAGCATTCAATAATAAAGGCTGATAATATTATTATTGCGACTGGTTCTAAACCCAGTGGTCTACCAATTGAGGGTGCTGATTTACCCGGAGTTATCGATAGTAAGACAGCACTTTCTTTAGAAGAATTGCCCCCCAGAATGGTTGTTGTTGGTGGTGGGATTATTGGAATGGAATTTGCTTTTATCCTGGCTGCTTTTGAGGTGGAGGTTACAGTAGTTGAATACCTTGATCAGGTGGTAGAGAGCTGTGACCCTGAAATTTCACAGGAATTAACCCGTTTGGCCAATAAAAAGGAAGTAAGAATTGTAACAGGTGCCCGGGTAGAAAAAATAGGCCAGGGTGTTGATCAATCCTATTCGGTTTTCTTTAATAAAGATGGGAAAGAACAGTTTGCTACTGCTGATAAGGTTTTAATGGCTGTTGGGCGTCAACCGGTTTATCAGGGGGTTAATCCTGGGGAGCTGGGGTTGGAATTAAATGAGAATGGCGGAATTAAGGTTAATGACAGGATGGAGACAAATATACCTGGCATCTATGCTATTGGTGATGTGACCAATAAGATTCAACTGGCTCATGTTGCTTCACACCAGGGGGTTGTTGCTGTTAAAAATATTATGGGTGATGATTCTAGAATGGATTATACAGTAGTTCCCAGTGCTATTTTTACCGATCCAGAGATTGCTGAAGTAGGTATTTGTCAACGGGCTGCTGAGAAAAAAGGGATTGACTTTTCTGTAGGGAGATTTCCTTTTATGGCTAACGGTAAGGCCTTGACTGCAGGACATGATGAAGGATTTATAAAACTAATAAGTGAAAAGGGGAGTGGCCAACTTATTGGTGGTTCAATTATTGGTACCCATGCTACTGATTTGCTGGCTGAGGTGACACTGGCTGTTAAAAATAAATTGACTGTGGCAGAATTAACTGAAACAATTCATGCTCATCCTACTACTGCTGAAGTAATCCATGAAGCGGCCCTTGATCTTGCAGGTGGGGCATTGCATTATAGTCGTTAA